In the genome of Populus trichocarpa isolate Nisqually-1 chromosome 6, P.trichocarpa_v4.1, whole genome shotgun sequence, one region contains:
- the LOC18100539 gene encoding protein GLUTAMINE DUMPER 2 — protein sequence MAAREPFNVTERAPNPGAVTPHSPWHSPVPYLFGGLAAMLGLIAFALLILACSYWKLSGYLESGNEGGERDLEAGEGENKSGDGSEKKPIAFEEKILVIMAGEVKPTFLATPMSSRSTSFGDTSSEKSCSCSSEKSEKLGNVNDVEMVKQGNTDEDHQVQSGDMNSHESSSQNH from the coding sequence atggCTGCAAGAGAACCCTTCAACGTGACAGAAAGAGCACCAAACCCTGGCGCAGTTACACCTCACTCACCATGGCATTCACCTGTACCGTATTTGTTTGGTGGGTTAGCTGCCATGCTTGGTTTGATTGCTTTTGCCCTCTTAATTCTTGCATGTTCTTACTGGAAACTATCTGGGTACCTGGAGAGTGGCAATGAAGGAGGTGAAAGAGACCTTGAAGCTGGAGAAGGAGAGAATAAGAGTGGTGATGGTAGTGAGAAAAAGCCTATTGCTTTTGAAGAGAAGATTTTGGTTATCATGGCTGGTGAAGTCAAGCCAACTTTCTTGGCCACGCCAATGTCTAGTAGGTCAACTTCATTTGGTGATACTAGTAGTGAGAAGAGTTGTTCTTGCAGTAGTGAAAAGAGTGAGAAATTGGGGAATGTTAATGATGTTGAGATGGTGAAACAGGGGAATACTGATGAAGATCACCAGGTTCAAAGTGGAGACATGAACAGTCATGAATCTTCCAGTCAAAACCATTGA
- the LOC18100540 gene encoding uncharacterized protein LOC18100540 has product MASTKVQRIMTQPINLIFRFLQSKARIQIWLFEQKDLRIEGRIIGFDEYMNLVLEDAEEVNIKKKSRKSLGRILLKGDNITLMMNTGK; this is encoded by the exons ATGGCGAGCACCAAAGTCCAGCGTATTATGACCCAACCCATT AACTTGATTTTCAGGTTTCTTCAAAGT AAAGCTCGCATTCAGATTTGGCTTTTTGAGCAGAAGGATTTGAGAATTGAAGGCCGAATTATT GGCTTTGATGAATACATGAATTTGGTTTTGGAGGATGCTGAGGAAGTCAATATCAAGAAGAAGAGCAGAAAGTCTTTGG GAAGGATTCTTCTTAAGGGAGACAATATAACTCTGATGATGAACAC GGGAAAGTAA